Genomic segment of Panicum virgatum strain AP13 chromosome 9N, P.virgatum_v5, whole genome shotgun sequence:
AGGTTCTTGTCTTGTGGGGAACGATGGACAAATTTTTGGAATCCAGTACCAACAGGTATAATCCCCCCAGAACTACGTTTTCTTTCAGGCCTTTCAACCAATCAATACGACCTCGTAGGGCAGCTTTTGCTAAAACTCGAGCAGTTTCTTGAAAACTTGCTTCAGATATGAAACTTTGGGTATTCAGGGAAGCCCTTGTTATTCCCAATAAGATTGCCCGATAATAAATCGATTCATCTAAAGCCCGCCCTGCTCGTTCCGCTCGCAATAGTCCTATTAATTCCCCAGGTAAAAAAACACTAGACATTCCATCTCCGGAAACCGTTACTTTTGATGTTACTTGGCGTATAATAATCTCTATATGTCTATTATGGATCTGTACCCCTTGGGATCAATAAACCTTTTGTATCTTATTAACCAAAGAGATACGACTTTGGGCTATGGTTAGCTCAGCTCCAATCAAGAATCCCCAGGGAACCCCAAGAATTCTTGGTATACGTTCGTTCCAATCCTGAATTCTCCTTTCGAGATTCGGCGATAGTGAATCAATTGAACGCGCTTGGAAGATTTGTTCTACTTTTGGAAGACCTTGCGTTATATCACTAGATCTCGATTTTTCATATATAAACATAACTAACCTATCTCCTTTGTAAAGGATTTTTCCATAATGACCATGAACAGTTGCTCCTATAGTGGCCAAATAAGGATTAGCTGCTCTTAGAACAAAGGAGTCCATATTAACAATGAAAATTTGACCTGATTTTTTATGTGCGATTTAAATAGACATACATTTTCACAAATAAACTGTCCAAGGTAAATTATTGCCGATGTCTCTTCCCACGAGTCATGATGGATAAAGTGCCAATTCAAATGGAATGGCTCTAACATGATGTTACTGTCGAAATTAGAAATCCTTTTATTTTCGTCTATTAAAGAGTATTTAAGTCCTTGAAGTACTTGGAAGGTTTGTTTCAAATTTTCAAGGAACaagtatttttttaacaagATCTGATTATGTGTTAATAAATAGTAAGATGAAGAAAAATTTGATATACTAGGTACAATAGCGCCTAAGAGCCCAAAAATATCTCGAATAGGAATTCTAGGATTCGATTCTTTTACCGCATTGGGATACTTTGAATTCTTGGATAAACCATTTCGAGAACAGTTGGATGCCGACAAAATCATCAAAGATGGATTACTTCGATTCAACAAGGTGCCAATAGCTTCTTGATGTTGGCTAAGTGATTGAATCTTCGCCTTGGAATAAAAGGAATTGGTATTGTTGCGATCTAACCTATTATTGGGAATAAGTCCTACACTTGTCCTATCATACCTTCTTCGTGTATACGAAGTAGTAGACTTAACTAACTCAATTCTTAGGAAATCACGAATCAGATCATTTGTTCTTACCTCAACAAGAGAAGCACGAGCcccctctttttcttcttgttcCCAATTCACTACTAAGCAAGTTCGAACGAATTGACTATTCGTGTGATAAATTCTTTGAGTTAACTTGCTATTTTCATGAGAAATAAAATTGACAAGTCGAAGTTGGAGATTATCCTCTTCTTGCAGGAGATCCTGTGGGAAAAGTGTTGCTAAATTTCTCCCTTCGTCCATTTGATATGCGACTGCAGGTCGAACCGAAACAAAATACTTTTCCTTgcttttgagaattttttttcgTTGAACATAAACccaatttttccttttttttgattccttataatctttttttttctctttctggtGGTATCAAACTGCCACCTAATATCTTATCCGCCTCTTTAGGAAAATGAATATCTCCAGAAAAGATTTTGAGTTCTGTAtggcttttttttctcttcactCGGACCAATCCACCTAGTCTACTTCTTGTATTTTTTGTGAGTTGTGTATCGACTCCAATAATACTATTATCAAGTACCTTTAGGGATGAGGATCTTGGCAAGAGATGCAGTTCTTGAAGAATGAAAAAAACCGATCTACTTCTTTTTGGTATTTTAGACTAAATTCTTTTGttcctctgtaacacccggtttataaaaggacataaaccgagcaatcatatacgtgccaggatcaagtcacatgtatatacaacagaatgaacagtatatcatagcacatatcatgtaaaaagatataaacaagcgaatacgaatgttatttattacattaatgacagaaatgtctaatacagcggaagcgaagtacaaatacgataaaaactctccgaagctgagcagggcgccacagggacgtcgactgggagacgaaacgcctagaagtcctcgtagtcctggtagcgctgagcgaactccctcgcgtcggcaggagttgagcagcagtagagtatccccaagaggaaaaagagtagagtaggcaagcatgagtacacaacttgtactcaacaagtataacacaaactatgaggctctaggttggctgactgactgcattagcttttaagtcttggcaaaattttattaaagctatttactacaagttggtgaattaccataaacccagttacatagtaattaatcaaaattaatcatgttactactgagaaccaaaccgaaaccaccaaggtaaccccgagaggcaccccctcgtcggaaggagttaaccccactaatcaaaaggaggatctaggccgcccatgaccgtgagcacggctagtataccagttttacactctacagaggttgcacatctttacccacaagtcgtgagctacgctagttgttcatcacacttccttaggtgagatgactagcaaactcactacgaggccgttacaaaggacacgttggtaaggtgtaaccgctaaggattcaggcaatgcaacgatggcacccacctcgaggggtacgcagaccaagcctcgtagcctgggcaccattgaagctcgactcccctcttgcctcgtcggtaagttactcccgaacaaaaatgacctaattagtaagccaagaccatcccattccagtcttgtggtagcgctgttgtcccaggttgtcgctttatgaaccggtccttatggagagtggccaaccaggcagtaagcaccgtgctggccccctaaaccatgtttctaacaaaaccaattttaatgagaagtgagccactcaagccacacagagggccactctcagaattaagttgcatataccattaatcaaattaattaaaaaggaccaagtgtgttatagcacggcacctagcacaactaaccaaaatgcaacccaaggtaattatataaaggataaatgtggctaggaaatccttataggcatacagtattaaaatgcagtatgaaagtgtatttaaaagtgataggttgttcatgttatacttgccttcctcgtactgctcctgctgctcgaactgctcagaagatgacTCCTGGTAccagtactggggctcctcagatggatcaacgtctactcacgaacacatggccaaaaacaaggcacaacataaacatacaagaaaacactaacaaaagccaagaaacagtacatcaatacataaaaacagcacactaaactagtctaaaactattctacgtgttacaacaattgcgtggacataaagaacgcctaaaacggagctaaaacgcaaaatctaggctaaaaacaagttctaggggcttatttgtaagaaaactgaagttccaggggggtttttgggcaaaaccgaggactaaaacataattaaagggtagttctggggtctaactcgcgaaattaccaagctaggacggcgggttctatttttaaaaagctcagggatTAAAACGCCAAAAACTGGGCTCACATGCAAATACTTTTGCAAGcgactggactgcgggttgatttcaaaagaaagcagggactctttagcaaaactacGAGGGCGAACCGGTACACACGGATatcggccgtcggatctggatctggTGGTTCAGATTTGTTTGGATCCGAATCTAATCCTGCTCGTCAAACTGAGATCGCACGGGTGGAATCCATCCGTGCGCgagggcggcggagctcgcccgccggcgactctgctccgcggcggcgggggcggaagctcgccggagctcgccacAAGTGGCATTACAGGGCTCAACTCGACCGGGTTTCAGGTCCAGGGGAACGCGCACCACTTAGCTAACCCAACTGCAGCCTCGGCGCAGGGCCGTGGCACGGCGGCGTGCGAGCGCAGCGGCGGGGCGGGTCGGTGCCACGCCGGTGAGAAATCGCGCGCGGTGCAGGGAACAAATAAGGGGTAACAAGGCACGGGAAGGTTCGTTACCGCGACGCGAAGGTCCTGGGGTGTGTAGGGGCGGGAGAACGGTGGTGCAGGGGCGGATTTGCGGCGGCACGGTGGAGCTCCGAGCCCGGCAGGGTGGCGGAGTGCGGTGGATGGCCGTGCAGCGCCTCCCTGGTTGTCCGGCCTAGTGTGGACGTAGCGCTTCTGCTCTGCAAGGCGAGAGGACAGGTCAGGGGGGTCGGAATTGTACCAGCATCAGGGGATTTCGGCGAGAGGCTCACCGTGGCGTAGATCCACCGTCGGGGCGGCGctagggctagggtttgagggaaACGACGGCTGCGGGACGGCGGGTGCAGGGAAGTCATGGGGGTtcctatttatagggcggcggtcCAAcataggcgtgcgtgcccgggcgAGGAATCACGTCGAGATTCCCGGCCGGGAGTTGCGCTGCGTGGGGGAGACGGAGCTGCCATGCGGGGCCAGGCTGTCAGCGggcggagcgcgcgcggcgcgggcggagtcGCTGGCGTGCGGGGCCGGGCCGTCAAGGAGAACGCGGGCGTTGGCTCGCTGGGCTTCTGGCGCAGAGCGAGCGGCTGCAGCGGCCCGAGCGGAGTTGGGCGGGCGCGGGGCGATGCTCCGGTCGCGTGGGAGCGgcccaggaggagaggggagcggGCTGCTCGGGAGAAGAGGGAGAGAAGGGCTGGGCTGAGGAAAAGAGCTGGGCCGAGCATTCTGTTGGGCCCGCGCGGGAAAAGAAGAGCTGGGCTCGGGCTGAGTTGACTGCTGAGCTGGGTTGCCATGCGGGAAGGGGGCGCTTTGGGCCGTGGTGCTGGGCTGCCGAGTTtggggttttgggctggattCTGGTTTCTGGTTTTTcctatttcctttctctttcctatttcttttcttttcaaacttcactcaaactaattgaattcaaactttaatttgaattcaaaccctatgctctcaaccaaataaaacaatgcaccagcatgaatgcacaaacaagtttagccctagaataaattttaattactttatgaaacaaaaataagttataaatgcaaggctaaacaaattaaatcctaaaaaaattaaataaaccaattaaatttattattaaatagaaAATTTAATTCAGGGTGTTACATCCTCGATGCTCAATGAAACCCTCTTTTTTTAAGATGGAATCTTCCTCCGGGCTCCCATATTCGTCTTCTGAGTCTTCCTCTGAGTCTTCTTCTAAAGTCCCATATTCCTTTTctgagccatcttcagagctcCCATATTCTTCTTCTGAGGCTTCCTCTAGAGCCCTATATTTGTCTTCTAGGATTTCATATTCGCCCTCTCCCTCTCGGGTCTTATATTCGTTCTCTGGGCTACCATATTCTTCCTCTGAGTCTTTCTCTAGAGTCCTATATTCGTCCTCTAAGATCCCATATTCATCTTCTAGGGTTTCATATTCGTCCTCTAGAGTTCTATATTCGTCTTCTAGGATTTCATTCTCTGTGCTCTCATATTCTTCCTCTGAGTCTTCCTCTCGAGTCCTATACTCTTCCTCTCGAGTCCTATACTCTCCCTCTCGGGACCGATATTCTTCCTCTAGGGTCCTATATCTAAATTTCACAATTCCTGAACCCCTTTTATATTTTCTGTATTGTGGATCGTCAAAATAAGCAAAAATACTATTTCTACGTAAAACACCCATAAAGGGTATTTCAATTGAAATACCCAAACAGGATATTAGCTCTTTCTCTTGTTCTTGATGATATTGTAATGGAACGACGAACCCATTTCTTCGCTTTTTCGCCAACAAATCCAAGTTATCTTGAAGAATAGAAGGATAGACAAAATTCCAATGACCGTTGGACACGATTCGATCTGGCGTTAAATAATCAAGAATTTCCCTATCTTTTTTACCAAAAGTATCCAAGAGTCTATGGCGTACTTGATCATTAGCCATTGATAGGTCAAAGATATCTCTTCCATGAACAGAAAATGAATAAGTATTCATTTGATCTTGATCCTTGTGGAGCGAAAAGGATGCTATACTGGATCTGCACATACTTACTGACAATATGCATAAATGGCTTGTTTTTGGTAATCGACGAAGATTACCATATTGATATTCGGGCGCATGGTAAACATCAGTACTCCAGTGCATTTCCCCGTCAGATTCGGAATAAATatgcttttgtatcttttctttaaAATGTAAAGTGGACGTTCCGGCACGAATCTCCGCAATTACTTGTTCGGATTCTACATATTGATCATTTTGCACTAGAATCAGGCTTTTTAACGGAATATTCACACTATGTAGAATATCGTGACTCTGAATAGTTACATGCAAGTCTATATAGCATAGAAAAGCAGGTTGTCCATGACGGGTACGTGTGGGGTGAACCAAATCCTCATTGAATTGGATTTTTCCATTTGAGGGGGATCGTACAAGGTCGGCAGTACCCCTTGTGAATACTCCACCAGTATGAAAAGTTCTTAGTGTTAGTTGAGTCCCTGGCTCCCCAATGGATTGACCTGCAATAATACCTACAGCTTACCCCAATTCGACCAGATCCCCATGAGTGGGACTCCGCCCATAACATAATTGACAGATCCAAGATGTGCTCCGGCAAGTAAAGGGGGTTCTAATATATATTGGTTGTGCTCGAAACGGTTGTGCTCGAAAGGCAGTTATGAATCGATTGACTAATCCCATTCCAATATCTTGATTTCGAGGAGCAATGCATCGTGAACCAATATATATATCGTCTGCTAATACACGACCAATTAGTGTTTGGACAAAAAGTTTTTTCATCATCCCATTTTGAGGACTCACAGAAATACCTCGGATAGTACCACAATCTCTTCTACGCACAATAATATGTTGAACTACTTCAACAAGTCTACGTGTAAGATAGCCAGCATCCGCTGTTCGTACAGCAGTATCTAcaaccccttttcgggctccgTAGCAGGAAATTATATATTCTGTCAAAGAAAGTCCCTCGCGTAAATTGCTTTGAATAGGTAAATCAATCATTTGTCCTTGAGGATCCGCCATTAACCCTCTCATACCTACTAATTGGTGTACCTGAGATGCATTTCCTCTGGCTCCTGAAAAAGACATTAGATAGACTGGATTAGAAGGATCCGTTATTCGAAAATTCGAATTCATTTCTTGTTTCAAATATTCACTTGTAGCATACCATATCTCAACGGATTGGCGTAATTTTTCTACCGCGTGTACAGCCCCATAATAATAGTGTTTCTCCAAAAGAAAACTCTGTTGTTCCGCGTCTTGGACTAACCATCCTTTAGAGGGTATTGTTAAAAGATCCTCGATTCCTAAAGAAATCGATGTAGTAGTGGCTTGATGGAAGCCCAGAGTCTTTATTTGATCCAGTATATGGGATGTATATCCCATTCCGAAATGATCTATTAATCTACTAATAAGTCGTTTCATAGCAGTTCCGTCTATCTCTTTATTATGAAAGACCAAGTTGGCCCATTCTGCCATACATAAGTACCCCCTTTTTTGGCTGAGTAGGATTCAATAATGGACTTGAGTCAGTGATTCGAAAACTTAATTTACTCCCTTTCCTCAATCTCAATCTGTATTTGAGCGGCAAAAAAGATGGGACTAACAAAATCGGAATGCCCCCCGAAAGGGGCATCGCCGAATCTAACTTCCTTATTTAGATAGTGTATGAATAGGCCCGACTAAATCCTTGTATGGCTTCCTCTATTTCTCTATAAAAAGAAATATGACCAAGAGTGGTTCGAATGTATATAGAACagatttctttttttctatttcccACTACCAGATAGTGGGCATAAATCTCATGATAAGTCCCAAAAGATTCATATTGAACTTCAATCGGAACTTCTCGTGAACCAACAATGCGTTGATCTAGTTTCCATCGGAGCCACAAGGGACTGTTTAAACCGATTCGTTTCTGTCTATAAGCTCCCAGTGCATCATAGGAACTAGAAAAATGGGGTTCTTTATCTTTCGTATACTTATAATAATTGTTATTATTGtattttacttttttatttGGAGAGTTTCCGCAACTATTATATCTATTTGCACAAATACCTCGACGGTTTCCAATCGTTAATACATAAAGTCCGATAAGCATGTCTTGGGTTGGCATGCAAATGGGATCTCCAATAGCGGGAGACAGGAGATTCATATGAGAAAACATAAGTAAACGGGCTTCCGCCTGAGCTTCCAAGGATAAAGGTAGATGAACAGCCATTTGATCCCCATCAAAGTCCGCATTGAAACCCTTACACACTAATGGATGTAAACAAATAGTACGCCCCTCTACTAAAGTGGGTTGGAAGGCCTGTATGCCTAATCTATGCAGGGTAGGTGCTCTGTTCAACAGTACAAGATGTCCCCGCATAACTTCTTGAAGTATTTCCCATACAATGGGTTCCTTTTCCCAAATTTTCCTTTTAGCGATCCTGACATTAGAAGTAGCAAGTTTCGTGATTAAATCGCGAATTACAAATAGCTGAAAAAGCTTTATTGCTATCTCTAGAGGTAATCCACATTGATGTAATGAAAGCGAAGGACCCACAACAATGACAGAACGCCCCGAGTAATCGACCCATTTCCCAAGCAGAGTCTCGCGAAACCTCCCCTTTTTACCCTCAATTACATCTGAAAGTGATTTGTACACTTTATTGTGACCATCCCTTGTCGGTTGCCCGCGGGACCCACTATCAAGAAGTGTATCCACGGCTTCTTGTACCAATTTTTCCTGGCACATTACTAAATCTGCTAGTGCTAATTCACTTCTTTTTAATAGATAGGCAAGGTTGTTGTTCCGATGGATAACTCTCTTATAAAGTTCATTAATATCCGAAGTCACTACTTTATCCCCAGACCTATAAACAATGGGTCTCAATTCAGGAGGAAGAACCGGTAATAAGCACAAAACCATCCATTCTGGTTCTACATTTGTTTGAAGAAAATGTTTCGCCAAATGCATGCGTctaataaaaaaaacttttcttaTTCGTCTTTTTCTATCTTCCCATTCATCTCCACTATACCCCTCGTCTTCTAATTCTTTCCATTCAACCAAGGAATTCTCTATAATAATTCGCAAATCCAAATATGCTAATTGTTCTCTAATAGCACCTGCTCCTGTCGCAATTTCCCGATTTCGAAATGTTGCAAAGCCTGGGgtagaaaaaaaagggagaaataCTGTGGTTACAGGATGAAATTTCATCTTCGAATAAACCCCGTAATCGTAAGAAAGTAGGTTTTTTAGCGCTGGGCCTAGCAAAAGAGAAATCGCCATATACTAGGCCCTCCAATTTCTTAAGGGGTTTATGTGACAGCCCAGGTTTTCAAAATGCTAAGCAAGAGATATTAAAAATGAGTTCATGCTTAATAAACAGGAGCAATTAAAATTATGTATTTCTTTCGAGAAATAATATATGTGTGGGTTTGATTATGCATGTGTATATGTGTCTATGTGTTTATGAAAACAGGTGAGAAAATGaagttttgcacatgaaatgacgagttttTCAAATCATAGTTTTTAAACGTTTAAATTTATCTTTCAAATTGTAACAAATAGGTttacaaaataattttttttaaaaccgTTTCTTAAATGggtttttgc
This window contains:
- the LOC120688062 gene encoding DNA-directed RNA polymerase subunit beta''-like produces the protein MDEGRNLATLFPQDLLQEEDNLQLRLVNFISHENSKLTQRIYHTNSQFVRTCLVVNWEQEEKEGARASLVEVRTNDLIRDFLRIELVKSTTSYTRRRYDRTSVGLIPNNRLDRNNTNSFYSKAKIQSLSQHQEAIGTLLNRSNPSLMILSASNCSRNGLSKNSKYPNAVKESNPRIPIRDIFGLLGAIVPSISNFSSSYYLLTHNQILLKKYLFLENLKQTFQVLQGLKYSLIDENKRISNFDSNIMLEPFHLNWHFIHHDSWEETSAIIYLGQFICENVCLFKSHIKNQVKFSLLIWTPLF